A stretch of the Canis lupus familiaris isolate Mischka breed German Shepherd chromosome 37, alternate assembly UU_Cfam_GSD_1.0, whole genome shotgun sequence genome encodes the following:
- the MARS2 gene encoding methionine--tRNA ligase, mitochondrial, giving the protein MLRVRALRLLGRRRASGVSVPGSCGPRHCSSGPLGVRDDAPGARAFFTTPIFYVNAAPHIGHLYSALLADALCRHRRLRVPSAAATRFSTGTDEHGLKIQQAAAAAGLAPAELCDRVSAQFQQLFREAGVSSTDFVRTTEARHRVAVQHFWGLLEARGLLYKGLYEGWYCASEECFLPEAKVTRQPGPSGDACPVSLESGHPVSWTKEENYIFRLSQFREPLRRWLRDDPQAVTPEPFRLAVLQWLEEELPDLSVSRRSSHLHWGIPVPGDDSQTIYVWLDALVNYLTVIGYPNAEFRAWWPATSHIIGKDILKFHAIYWPALLLGAGMSPPHRIYVHSHWTVCGQKMSKSLGNVVDPKTCLDRYTVDGFRYFLLRQGVPNWDCDYYDEKVVKLLDSELADALGGLLNRCTANRINPSGTYPVFCANCFPPAPGVAGPSARAQAEDYALVNAVATLPRQVAEHYDNFQIYKALEAVSSCVRQTNGFVQRHAPWKLSWESPVDAPWLGTVLHVALECLRVFGTLLQPVTPSLADKLLSRLGVSATERGLGELFFLPRFYGYPCPFEGRRLGPETGLLFPRLDQSRAWLVKAHRT; this is encoded by the coding sequence ATGCTGCGCGTTCGTGCCCTGCGGCTGCTCGGCCGCCGGCGGGCGAGCGGGGTGTCGGTCCCGGGCTCCTGCGGCCCGCGCCACTGCAGCTCGGGCCCTCTCGGTGTGCGCGACGATGCCCCCGGCGCCCGCGCCTTCTTCACGACACCCATTTTCTACGTGAACGCGGCGCCACACATCGGACACCTGTACTCGGCGCTGCTGGCGGACGCCCTGTGCCGCCACCGTCGCCTGCGAGTCCCCAGCGCGGCCGCCACGCGATTCTCCACTGGCACCGACGAGCACGGCTTGAAGATTCAACAGGCAGCGGCCGCCGCGGGCCTGGCCCCCGCCGAGCTTTGCGACCGAGTGTCTGCCCAGTTCCAGCAGCTTTTCCGGGAGGCTGGCGTCTCCTCCACCGACTTCGTCCGCACCACCGAGGCCCGGCACCGGGTCGCCGTGCAGCACTTCTGGGGCTTGCTGGAGGCCCGGGGTCTGCTTTACAAGGGGCTCTATGAGGGCTGGTATTGCGCCTCCGAAGAGTGCTTCCTGCCCGAGGCCAAGGTCACCCGGCAGCCGGGCCCGTCGGGGGATGCGTGTCCTGTGTCTCTGGAGAGTGGGCATCCCGTATCCTGGACCAAGGAAGAAAACTACATTTTCAGGCTTTCCCAGTTCCGAGAGCCGCTTCGGCGGTGGCTGCGGGACGACCCGCAGGCAGTCACTCCCGAGCCGTTTCGTCTCGCAGTTCTCCAgtggctggaggaggagctgccGGACCTGTCGGTCTCTCGAAGGAGCAGCCACCTGCACTGGGGCATTCCCGTGCCCGGGGACGATTCGCAGACCATCTACGTGTGGCTGGATGCCCTGGTCAACTACCTTACCGTAATTGGCTACCCGAACGCGGAGTTCAGAGCTTGGTGGCCAGCCACCTCTCATATCATAGGTAAGGACATTCTCAAATTCCATGCTATCTATTGGCCTGCGCTCCTCCTAGGGGCCGGCATGAGCCCACCTCATCGCATCTACGTCCACTCCCACTGGACGGTCTGTGGCCAAAAGATGTCCAAAAGCTTGGGTAACGTGGTGGACCCCAAGACTTGCCTCGATCGCTATACTGTGGATGGCTTCCGATACTTTCTTCTTCGGCAGGGCGTCCCCAACTGGGACTGTGATTACTATGATGAAAAGGTGGTTAAGTTGCTAGATTCAGAGCTGGCAGATGCTCTGGGAGGCCTCCTGAACCGGTGCACTGCCAACAGAATAAATCCTTCCGGGACATACCCGGTTTTCTGCGCCAACTGCTTTCCCCCTGCGCCAGGGGTGGCGGGGCCATCGGCTCGCGCTCAGGCTGAGGACTACGCCTTGGTGAACGCAGTGGCCACCTTGCCCAGGCAGGTAGCCGAGCATTACGATAACTTCCAGATCTATAAGGCTCTGGAGGCCGTGTCCAGCTGTGTCCGGCAAACTAACGGCTTTGTCCAAAGGCACGCACCATGGAAGTTGAGCTGGGAGAGCCCAGTGGATGCCCCCTGGCTGGGTACCGTGCTTCATGTGGCCTTGGAATGTTTACGAGTCTTTGGAACTTTGCTCCAGCCTGTCACCCCAAGCCTAGCTGATAAGCTGCTATCCAGGTTGGGAGTCTCTGCCACAGAGAGGGGCCTTGGAGAGCTCTTTTTCTTGCCTCGATTCTATGGATATCCATGTCCTTTTgaagggaggaggctgggacCTGAAACTGGGCTCTTGTTTCCAAGACTAGACCAGTCCAGGGCCTGGCTAGTAAAAGCCCATCGGACCTAG